The following proteins are co-located in the Aggregatibacter aphrophilus ATCC 33389 genome:
- the aceE gene encoding pyruvate dehydrogenase (acetyl-transferring), homodimeric type → MSELLKNDVDPIETNDWLASIDSLIREEGIERAQFIIDQVMQQARAGGVSLPSGITTDYVNTIPVSEQPAYPGNLEIERRIRSYIRWNAVMMVLRAQKKDLDLGGHLSTFQSAATMYEVGFNHFFKAATEKNGGDLVYFQGHAAPGIYARAFVEGRLTEDQLNNFRQEAHGHGLSSYPHPKLMPDFWQFSTVSMGLGPVNAIYQARFLKYLENRGLKDTSDQKVYAFLGDGEMDEIESKGALTFAAREHLDNLIFVISCNLQRLDGPVNGNGKIVQELEGLFVGAGWEVIKVMWGSRWDKLFAKDTTGKLTQLMMEVVDGDYLTFKSKDGAYVREHFFGRYPETAALVADMTDDEIWSLQRGGHDPLKVFAAFKKAQTAGKPVVILVHSVKGYKIAEAESKNTAHQSKKMSVDSIRAYRDYFHIPVKDEDLEKLPYVTFPEGSEEYKYLHEHRKALQGYVPARQPKFSVDFKAPELSEFSALLEAQPRPISTTMAFVRFLNTLLKDKEVGKHIVPIVADEARTFGMEGLFRQIGIYNPHGQNYVPSDRDLVAYYREAKDGQVLQEGINELGATSSWLAAATSYSISNVPMIPFFIYYSMFGFQRVGDLLWAAGDQLARGFMIGGTSGRTTLNGEGLQHEDGHSHIQSLTIPNCVSYDPAFAYEVAVIMQDGIHRMYGEKQEDVFYYITTLNEIYDQPAMPAGAEDGIRKGLYKFESVEGKGKGTVQLLGSGAILRHVREAAQILAKDYGISSDVYSAPSFTEAAREGADAVRWNMLHPTETPRVPYVAQVMNDKPAVAATDYMKLFADQIRAYVPSKHYHVLGTDGFGRSDSRANLRDHFEVDAHHVVVAALHVLAQEGTVDKKAVAEAIAKYGINPERLNPLYA, encoded by the coding sequence ATGTCAGAATTGTTAAAAAATGACGTAGATCCGATCGAAACTAACGATTGGTTGGCATCAATTGATTCGTTAATTCGTGAGGAAGGTATTGAGCGTGCTCAGTTTATTATTGATCAAGTTATGCAACAAGCTCGTGCCGGCGGTGTTTCTTTACCAAGTGGAATCACAACCGATTATGTGAATACTATTCCGGTTTCCGAGCAACCGGCTTATCCGGGAAATTTGGAAATTGAACGTCGTATCCGTTCTTACATTCGTTGGAATGCGGTAATGATGGTATTACGTGCCCAGAAAAAAGATCTTGATTTAGGTGGTCACTTATCCACTTTCCAATCTGCAGCAACGATGTATGAAGTTGGCTTCAACCATTTCTTCAAGGCGGCAACTGAGAAAAACGGTGGTGATTTAGTTTATTTCCAAGGCCATGCGGCGCCGGGGATTTATGCGCGTGCGTTTGTAGAAGGACGTTTAACCGAAGATCAATTAAACAATTTCCGTCAAGAAGCCCACGGTCACGGCCTGTCTTCTTATCCTCATCCGAAATTAATGCCTGATTTCTGGCAATTCTCTACCGTTTCTATGGGTTTAGGTCCTGTAAATGCCATTTATCAAGCCCGTTTCTTGAAATACTTAGAAAATCGTGGCTTAAAAGACACCTCAGACCAAAAAGTATATGCGTTCTTGGGCGATGGTGAAATGGATGAAATCGAGTCTAAAGGTGCATTAACTTTTGCAGCCCGCGAACATTTAGATAACTTAATTTTTGTTATTTCTTGTAACTTACAACGCTTAGACGGCCCGGTAAACGGTAACGGCAAAATCGTTCAAGAATTAGAAGGCTTGTTCGTTGGTGCCGGTTGGGAAGTGATTAAAGTGATGTGGGGTAGTCGTTGGGATAAATTATTCGCTAAAGATACCACAGGTAAATTGACTCAATTAATGATGGAAGTAGTTGATGGTGACTACTTAACATTCAAATCTAAAGACGGCGCTTACGTACGTGAACATTTCTTCGGTCGTTATCCTGAAACGGCAGCATTAGTTGCCGACATGACCGATGATGAGATTTGGTCATTACAACGTGGTGGTCATGATCCATTAAAAGTTTTCGCTGCATTCAAGAAAGCGCAAACAGCAGGTAAACCGGTTGTAATTTTAGTTCACTCCGTGAAAGGCTATAAAATTGCTGAAGCGGAAAGTAAAAATACCGCACACCAATCTAAAAAAATGTCTGTGGACAGCATCAGAGCTTACCGCGACTACTTCCACATTCCGGTGAAAGACGAAGATTTGGAAAAATTACCTTATGTTACGTTCCCGGAAGGTTCCGAAGAGTACAAATACTTGCACGAACACCGTAAAGCATTACAAGGTTATGTGCCGGCACGTCAACCAAAATTCAGCGTGGATTTCAAAGCGCCTGAGCTTTCCGAGTTCTCTGCATTGTTAGAGGCGCAACCGCGTCCGATTTCTACCACAATGGCGTTCGTTCGTTTCTTAAACACCCTATTAAAAGACAAAGAAGTGGGCAAACACATTGTTCCAATCGTAGCGGACGAAGCACGTACTTTCGGTATGGAAGGTTTATTCCGTCAAATCGGTATTTACAACCCGCATGGTCAAAACTATGTGCCATCCGACCGTGATTTAGTAGCTTACTATCGTGAAGCGAAAGACGGTCAGGTATTGCAAGAAGGTATCAACGAATTAGGCGCGACATCTTCCTGGTTGGCTGCGGCAACCTCTTATTCCATCAGTAATGTGCCGATGATTCCGTTCTTTATTTATTACTCTATGTTCGGCTTCCAACGTGTGGGCGACTTATTGTGGGCAGCGGGCGACCAATTGGCGCGCGGCTTCATGATCGGCGGTACATCAGGTCGTACGACATTAAACGGTGAAGGTTTACAACACGAAGATGGTCACAGCCATATTCAATCCTTAACTATCCCGAACTGCGTGTCTTATGATCCAGCATTCGCTTATGAAGTGGCGGTAATAATGCAGGATGGTATCCACCGTATGTACGGCGAAAAACAAGAAGATGTGTTCTATTACATCACCACCTTAAACGAAATTTATGACCAACCGGCAATGCCTGCCGGTGCGGAAGACGGTATCCGTAAAGGTCTGTATAAATTTGAAAGCGTTGAAGGCAAAGGTAAAGGCACCGTGCAATTATTAGGTTCCGGTGCGATTTTACGTCATGTTCGCGAAGCGGCTCAAATCTTAGCGAAAGATTACGGTATCAGCTCCGATGTTTATAGCGCTCCGTCTTTCACTGAAGCGGCTCGCGAAGGTGCCGACGCGGTACGTTGGAATATGTTACACCCAACCGAAACGCCACGTGTGCCATACGTTGCGCAAGTGATGAACGACAAACCGGCAGTGGCGGCAACGGACTACATGAAACTGTTCGCCGACCAAATTCGCGCCTATGTGCCGTCTAAACACTATCATGTGTTAGGTACCGACGGTTTCGGACGTTCCGACAGTCGTGCAAACTTACGCGATCACTTCGAAGTTGATGCACACCACGTTGTTGTTGCTGCATTACATGTGTTGGCGCAAGAAGGCACTGTTGATAAGAAAGCTGTTGCCGAAGCAATCGCGAAATACGGTATCAATCCTGAAAGATTAAATCCGTTATACGCATAA
- the aceF gene encoding pyruvate dehydrogenase complex dihydrolipoyllysine-residue acetyltransferase — protein sequence MAKQIQIPDIGSDEVTVTEVMVKVGETITADQSIINVEGDKASMEVPAPEAGVVKEILVKVGDKVTTGTPMLVLDSADAAPAQAPAAAPAPTAAPASAQVIDVNVPDIGGDEVNVTDVMVKVGDRVEVDQSIINVEGDKASMEVPAPVAGIVKEIIIKAGDKVSTGTLIMRFEVAGSAPAAVPTASAPVAAPAAPVAGGVKDVNIPDIGGDEVNVTEIMVKVGDTITEEQSLITVEGDKASMEVPAPFAGVVKEILVKSGDKVSTGTLIMRFEVAGSAPVAAPAPQAAAPAPTAAPAVAPSAPAATTSDADVTGAKSYAHATPVIRRLAREFGVNLDKVKGTGRKGRILKEDVQAYVKAAVKALESGAASATGAANGAGLGLLPWPKVDFSKFGEIEEVELSRINKISGANLHRNWVMIPHVTHFDKADITDLETFRKEQNALAEKQKLGVKITPVVFIMKAVAKALEAFPRFNSSITEDAQRLILKKYINIGVAVDTPNGLVVPVFKDVNKKGIIELSRELADVSKKARDGKLTASDMQGGCFTISSIGGLGTTHFAPIVNVPEVAILGVSKSSMEPVWNGKDFAPRLILPISLSFDHRVIDGADGARFISYIGSVLADLRRLVM from the coding sequence ATGGCTAAACAAATTCAAATTCCGGATATTGGTAGTGATGAAGTTACCGTAACCGAAGTCATGGTGAAAGTTGGAGAAACTATTACTGCGGATCAATCCATTATTAACGTAGAAGGTGACAAGGCTTCCATGGAAGTTCCGGCACCTGAAGCGGGCGTGGTAAAAGAAATTTTAGTGAAAGTAGGCGATAAAGTAACTACCGGTACACCGATGCTCGTGTTAGATAGCGCTGATGCTGCACCGGCTCAAGCGCCTGCAGCTGCTCCTGCGCCAACCGCAGCACCTGCTAGCGCCCAAGTTATTGATGTCAACGTACCGGATATCGGTGGTGACGAAGTCAATGTTACTGATGTTATGGTAAAAGTTGGCGACCGCGTTGAAGTTGATCAATCCATCATTAACGTAGAAGGCGACAAAGCCTCTATGGAAGTACCTGCTCCTGTTGCAGGTATCGTAAAAGAAATTATCATCAAAGCCGGCGATAAAGTTTCCACAGGTACATTAATCATGCGCTTTGAAGTTGCCGGTAGCGCACCGGCTGCCGTACCTACTGCATCAGCACCGGTAGCTGCACCGGCCGCTCCGGTCGCAGGTGGCGTGAAAGATGTGAATATCCCGGACATCGGCGGCGATGAGGTGAATGTTACCGAAATCATGGTGAAAGTTGGTGATACCATTACTGAAGAGCAATCCTTAATTACCGTAGAAGGCGACAAAGCTTCTATGGAAGTGCCTGCTCCGTTTGCCGGTGTGGTGAAAGAAATTTTAGTAAAATCCGGTGATAAGGTTTCAACCGGTACATTAATTATGCGCTTTGAAGTTGCCGGTAGTGCACCGGTTGCCGCACCGGCACCACAAGCCGCTGCACCTGCACCGACAGCTGCGCCGGCCGTAGCACCTTCTGCACCGGCAGCAACCACTTCCGATGCCGATGTTACCGGTGCGAAAAGCTACGCTCATGCAACACCGGTTATTCGTCGTCTTGCCCGCGAGTTTGGCGTAAATCTTGATAAAGTGAAAGGTACCGGTCGTAAAGGTCGTATCTTAAAAGAAGACGTTCAAGCTTATGTGAAAGCTGCCGTGAAAGCGTTAGAAAGCGGTGCGGCTTCTGCTACAGGCGCTGCGAATGGCGCAGGCTTAGGCTTATTACCATGGCCAAAAGTGGACTTCAGCAAGTTTGGTGAAATTGAGGAAGTTGAATTAAGTCGTATTAACAAAATCTCCGGTGCGAACTTACATCGTAACTGGGTCATGATTCCTCATGTTACCCACTTCGACAAAGCGGACATCACAGATTTAGAAACCTTCCGTAAAGAACAAAATGCTTTAGCTGAAAAACAAAAACTTGGTGTGAAAATCACGCCGGTTGTATTCATTATGAAAGCCGTCGCTAAAGCGTTAGAAGCGTTCCCACGTTTCAACAGTTCAATTACCGAAGATGCACAACGCTTAATCTTGAAAAAATATATCAATATCGGCGTTGCGGTGGATACACCAAACGGTTTGGTTGTTCCTGTATTTAAAGATGTAAACAAAAAAGGTATTATCGAGCTTTCCCGTGAATTGGCAGACGTTTCTAAGAAAGCCCGCGACGGTAAATTAACGGCATCCGATATGCAAGGCGGTTGTTTCACCATCTCCAGTATCGGTGGTTTGGGCACAACTCACTTTGCACCAATCGTGAATGTCCCTGAAGTGGCGATTTTAGGTGTATCCAAATCTTCAATGGAACCTGTATGGAACGGTAAAGATTTCGCACCACGCTTAATTCTTCCGATTTCCTTGTCATTCGACCACCGAGTCATTGACGGTGCGGATGGCGCGCGTTTCATTAGCTACATCGGTTCCGTATTGGCTGATTTACGTCGTTTAGTTATGTAA
- the lpdA gene encoding dihydrolipoyl dehydrogenase encodes MSKEVKTQVVVLGAGPAGYSAAFRCADLGLETVIVERYSTLGGVCLNVGCIPSKALLHVAKIIEEAKHVEHHGVVFSEPKIDLDKIRAGKEGVVSRLTGGLAGMAKMRKVQVVQGEAKFADSHTLAVTDKDGNVTSVKFDNAIIAAGSRPIELPFIPHHDPRVWDSTDALALREVPKDLLIMGGGIIGLEMGTVYEALGSKVDVVEMFDQVIPAADKDIVKIFTKRIEQKFNLMLETKVTAVEAKQDGIYVSMEGKAGNITNRYDAVLVAIGRTPNGKLIDAEKAGVNVDERGFIRTDKQMRTNVSHIFAIGDIVGQPMLAHKGVHEGHVAAEVIAGKKHYFDPKVIPSIAYTEPEVAWVGKTEKECKAEGVNYEIANFPWAASGRAIASDCADGMTKLIFDKDTHRVLGGAIVGTNAGELLGEIGLAIEMGCDAEDIALTIHAHPTLHESVGLAAEVFEGSVTDLPNPKAKKK; translated from the coding sequence ATGAGTAAAGAAGTTAAAACCCAAGTCGTTGTACTTGGTGCAGGCCCCGCAGGTTATTCGGCAGCATTCCGCTGTGCCGACTTAGGTTTAGAAACCGTGATTGTTGAACGTTATTCCACCTTGGGCGGTGTGTGCTTAAACGTTGGTTGTATTCCATCTAAAGCGTTATTACACGTTGCGAAAATCATTGAAGAAGCCAAACACGTTGAACATCATGGCGTAGTATTTTCTGAGCCCAAAATTGATTTAGATAAAATCCGTGCCGGTAAAGAAGGCGTGGTTTCCCGTTTAACCGGCGGTTTAGCCGGTATGGCCAAGATGCGTAAAGTGCAAGTGGTGCAAGGCGAAGCCAAATTTGCCGATTCCCACACTTTAGCGGTGACCGACAAAGACGGTAACGTCACCAGCGTGAAATTCGACAACGCCATTATTGCGGCGGGTTCACGTCCGATTGAACTTCCGTTCATTCCTCATCACGATCCGCGTGTTTGGGATTCCACCGATGCCCTTGCTTTGCGTGAAGTGCCGAAAGATTTGTTAATCATGGGTGGCGGTATCATCGGTTTGGAAATGGGTACTGTATATGAAGCCTTGGGTTCAAAAGTTGACGTGGTAGAAATGTTCGATCAAGTAATTCCGGCGGCGGACAAAGACATCGTCAAAATCTTCACCAAACGTATCGAGCAAAAATTCAACTTAATGCTTGAAACCAAAGTGACTGCAGTAGAAGCCAAACAAGACGGTATTTACGTTTCTATGGAAGGCAAAGCGGGCAACATCACTAACCGTTATGATGCGGTATTGGTGGCGATCGGTCGTACCCCGAACGGCAAATTAATCGACGCGGAAAAAGCCGGCGTAAACGTTGATGAACGCGGCTTTATCCGTACTGACAAACAAATGCGTACCAACGTTTCCCATATTTTCGCTATCGGCGATATCGTGGGTCAACCGATGTTAGCACACAAAGGGGTGCACGAAGGTCACGTTGCCGCCGAAGTGATTGCGGGCAAAAAACACTATTTCGACCCGAAAGTGATTCCGTCAATCGCTTACACCGAACCGGAAGTAGCGTGGGTAGGTAAAACCGAGAAAGAATGTAAAGCCGAAGGCGTAAACTACGAAATCGCAAACTTCCCATGGGCAGCTTCCGGTCGTGCAATCGCTTCCGACTGCGCCGACGGTATGACCAAACTGATTTTCGATAAAGACACGCATCGCGTACTTGGCGGCGCCATCGTCGGCACCAATGCCGGTGAATTGTTAGGCGAAATTGGTCTTGCCATCGAAATGGGTTGTGACGCGGAAGATATCGCATTGACCATCCACGCCCACCCAACCTTACACGAATCCGTCGGTCTTGCTGCCGAAGTGTTTGAGGGGTCGGTCACCGACTTACCTAATCCAAAAGCGAAGAAAAAATAA
- a CDS encoding aminotransferase class IV family protein produces MEFPLFETLAIEHGNVLNIERHQQRYERSLQAFYGDKSVVVFPNVFQLAKHIHVPAELCSEPLIRCRIDYNAEQIQCRYFPYTRKTYRTFKPIVCDHIDYGLKYADRTLLNELLAQKGDCDEILIIKNGYVTDCTIGNLIFRQGTQWFTPDTPLLEGTQRTKLLAQGRIKVRSILATDLHLFEEVRLINALNGLEEIN; encoded by the coding sequence ATGGAATTCCCTTTATTTGAAACCCTTGCCATAGAACATGGCAACGTTCTCAACATCGAACGACATCAACAACGCTATGAACGCAGCTTACAAGCATTTTATGGCGACAAAAGTGTGGTCGTTTTTCCAAACGTTTTTCAACTTGCCAAGCATATTCATGTGCCAGCGGAATTATGCAGTGAACCGCTTATTCGCTGCCGTATCGATTACAACGCCGAGCAAATCCAATGCCGGTATTTTCCTTACACCCGTAAAACCTACCGAACATTTAAACCGATTGTCTGCGACCACATTGACTACGGGTTAAAATACGCCGACCGCACCTTATTAAACGAACTGTTAGCGCAAAAAGGCGACTGCGACGAAATCCTCATTATCAAAAACGGTTACGTCACCGACTGCACCATCGGCAACCTCATTTTTCGCCAAGGTACTCAATGGTTCACCCCCGACACACCGCTACTCGAAGGCACCCAACGAACAAAACTCTTAGCACAAGGACGCATAAAAGTGCGGTCGATTTTGGCTACGGATTTACACTTATTTGAGGAGGTGAGGTTGATTAATGCATTGAATGGGTTGGAGGAAATTAATTAA
- a CDS encoding aminodeoxychorismate synthase component I, with the protein MWQDFIQQANQFGKSKRPFFFLIDFEQQKPILCPLNETAARDIYVQFPAYRNLDWRERLPTEAFYLRKHPMDFTAYQQGFELVQRELRFGNSYLLNLTYPTPIETNYSLRQLFQASQAKYKLLFKNQFVCFSPECFVNIRDNRIFTYPMKGTIDATLPNAQTTLLNNSKEQREHYTIVDLMRNDLATVAENIQVTRFRYVEQIRTELGAILQTSSEICGELTENWQAQIGAILASLLPAGSISGAPKEKTVQIIQQAESQPRGYYTGVFGIFDGESLQSAVAIRLIEQTDNGLVFRSGGGITVQSDVQEEYRELIQKVYVPLQRG; encoded by the coding sequence ATGTGGCAAGATTTTATTCAACAAGCGAACCAATTCGGCAAATCCAAACGCCCTTTTTTCTTTTTAATCGATTTTGAGCAACAAAAACCAATACTTTGCCCGTTAAATGAAACAGCGGCACGAGACATTTATGTGCAATTTCCCGCTTATCGTAATCTCGATTGGCGAGAAAGATTACCGACGGAAGCCTTTTATTTACGCAAGCACCCTATGGATTTTACCGCGTATCAACAAGGCTTTGAGTTAGTGCAACGGGAACTACGTTTCGGTAATTCCTATTTGCTTAATCTCACCTATCCAACGCCCATTGAAACCAATTATTCTCTGCGCCAATTGTTCCAAGCAAGTCAAGCCAAGTATAAATTGTTGTTTAAAAATCAATTTGTGTGTTTCTCGCCGGAATGTTTTGTGAATATTCGTGATAACCGTATTTTTACTTATCCCATGAAAGGCACTATCGATGCTACGCTACCCAATGCGCAAACCACGCTACTGAATAACTCAAAAGAACAACGGGAACACTACACTATTGTAGATTTAATGCGCAATGATTTGGCGACGGTAGCAGAAAATATTCAAGTGACGCGCTTTCGTTATGTGGAACAAATTCGAACGGAACTGGGGGCGATTTTACAAACCAGCTCCGAAATTTGCGGTGAATTGACGGAAAATTGGCAGGCGCAGATAGGTGCTATTCTGGCTAGCCTATTGCCCGCCGGCTCCATCAGTGGTGCACCGAAAGAAAAAACCGTGCAAATCATTCAACAAGCGGAAAGTCAACCTCGCGGGTATTACACAGGCGTTTTTGGTATTTTCGATGGCGAATCCCTGCAAAGTGCCGTGGCCATTCGATTGATTGAACAGACGGATAATGGCTTAGTCTTCCGCAGTGGCGGCGGTATTACCGTTCAAAGTGATGTGCAAGAAGAATATCGCGAGCTTATTCAGAAAGTGTATGTGCCGTTACAACGAGGTTAA
- a CDS encoding anthranilate synthase component II, whose translation MSLLIINNHDSFTFNLVDLIRRLAVPFQVVNVEELDLNAVEHFSHVLISPGPDVPRAYPQLFDLLTRYHRYKSILGVCLGHQMLCEYFGAALYNLPSPRHGQAKQLWRVQDSLLFNGLPQTFQIGLYHSWAVGEDNFPCQLQITARCDDNVIMAMQHKTLPIYGVQFHPESYISEFGEQILRNWLQLS comes from the coding sequence ATGTCATTGCTTATTATCAATAACCACGATTCTTTTACCTTCAATTTAGTGGATTTAATCCGCCGCTTGGCGGTGCCGTTTCAAGTGGTGAACGTGGAGGAGTTGGATTTAAATGCGGTGGAACATTTCTCTCATGTGTTGATTTCCCCCGGCCCAGATGTACCACGGGCGTATCCGCAATTATTTGATTTATTAACTCGTTATCACCGGTATAAATCCATTTTGGGTGTGTGTTTGGGGCACCAAATGCTGTGCGAGTATTTTGGCGCAGCATTATACAATTTGCCCTCGCCGCGTCATGGGCAAGCCAAGCAACTGTGGCGCGTGCAGGATTCTCTTTTATTTAATGGCTTGCCGCAGACTTTTCAAATCGGGCTGTACCACTCTTGGGCGGTAGGCGAGGACAATTTTCCTTGCCAATTACAGATCACTGCGCGTTGTGATGACAACGTGATTATGGCAATGCAACACAAAACGTTGCCTATTTATGGTGTGCAATTTCACCCGGAATCTTATATTTCCGAATTCGGCGAGCAGATTTTGCGCAACTGGCTACAACTATCGTGA
- a CDS encoding 2-hydroxyacid dehydrogenase — MNIVFLDRTGIPATHNIPRPSFPHHWIEYDRTSPEETFERAKDADIVITSKVVFDRELLSRLPKLKLIAITATGTNNIDLDAAKDLGIAVKNVTGYSSVTVPEHVLGMIFALKHSLVGYHRDQITSDRWATCGQFCYTDYPITDVRGATLGVFGKGCLGTEIGRLAQLLGMNVLYAEHKGASQIREGYTDFETVLKQADIVTLHCALTETTKNLINAKTLALMKSTAYLINTGRGPLVDEAALLDALENGKIAGAALDVLVKEPPEKDNPLIQAAKRLPNLLITPHVAWASDSAVTTLVNKVAQNIEDFVAYGK; from the coding sequence ATGAATATTGTTTTTTTAGATCGCACAGGTATCCCTGCCACCCACAATATTCCCCGCCCAAGTTTCCCTCATCATTGGATTGAATATGACCGCACCTCGCCTGAAGAAACCTTTGAACGAGCCAAAGATGCGGACATTGTGATTACCAGTAAAGTCGTGTTTGACCGTGAATTATTAAGTCGTTTGCCGAAATTGAAACTCATCGCCATTACTGCCACCGGCACCAATAACATTGATTTGGATGCGGCGAAAGACTTAGGCATTGCGGTGAAAAATGTCACAGGCTATTCCAGTGTGACCGTGCCGGAGCATGTGTTAGGTATGATTTTCGCCTTAAAGCACAGCTTGGTGGGATATCACCGCGATCAAATTACCTCCGACCGTTGGGCGACTTGCGGGCAATTTTGTTACACCGATTACCCGATTACGGATGTGCGCGGCGCAACGTTGGGAGTCTTCGGTAAAGGTTGCTTAGGTACCGAAATCGGGCGTTTGGCACAATTATTGGGCATGAATGTCTTGTATGCGGAACATAAAGGCGCGAGCCAAATTCGTGAAGGTTATACAGATTTTGAAACTGTGCTAAAACAGGCGGATATCGTAACTTTACATTGCGCATTGACCGAGACCACCAAAAATTTAATCAATGCGAAAACCTTGGCATTAATGAAATCGACCGCTTATTTAATCAATACCGGCCGTGGGCCGTTAGTAGATGAGGCTGCATTGTTAGATGCACTAGAAAATGGAAAAATTGCCGGTGCGGCGTTAGATGTGTTAGTGAAAGAGCCACCGGAAAAAGACAATCCGTTAATTCAAGCGGCAAAACGCTTACCAAATTTATTAATTACACCTCACGTCGCTTGGGCAAGTGATTCGGCCGTTACCACGTTAGTCAATAAAGTGGCACAAAATATTGAAGATTTTGTGGCGTACGGTAAGTAA